A stretch of Ipomoea triloba cultivar NCNSP0323 chromosome 13, ASM357664v1 DNA encodes these proteins:
- the LOC116002372 gene encoding desiccation-related protein PCC13-62-like, translating into MISFLSLLFFFFVLPSSGSTGGSKLLTGDLNLLEFPLNLEYLEAEFFLWGAFGYGLDKLAPNLSSNGPSSVGAKAAKLSPLVKDIIAQFGYQEVGHLRAIKKTVPGFPRPLLNLSAEAFASVVNDAFGKALKPAFDPYANDINYLIASYLVPYVGLTGYVGANAKLRSQTAKRLVAGLLGVESGQDAVLRTLLYEHAKEEVAPYGITVAEFTNRFSDLRNNLGNKGFIKDEGLIVKEREGAEGKISGNILAGDEYSVAYDRSPEEILRIVYGSGEERKPGGFFPKGAHGKIAESYL; encoded by the exons ATGATTTCCTTTCTATCTCTTCTGTTCTTTTTCTTCGTCCTCCCTAGTTCGGGGTCCACTGGTGGGAGTAAATTACTAACTGGTGATTTGAACTTGCTAGAATTCCCTCTAAATTTGGAGTACTTGGAAGCTGAGTTCTTCTTGTGGGGTGCATTCGGGTATGGGTTGGATAAGTTGGCTCCCAATCTAAGTTCCAACGGTCCATCCTCGGTTGGTGCAAAAGCGGCGAAGCTAAGTCCCCTTGTTAAGGATATTATTGCCCAATTCGGTTATCAAGAAGTTGGACACTTGAg GGCTATTAAGAAAACTGTACCAGGATTTCCAAGGCCGCTACTAAACCTAAGCGCCGAAGCATTTGCAAGCGTTGTAAACGATGCATTCGGGAAAGCTTTGAAGCCAGCTTTTGATCCCTATGCAAATGACATCAACTATCTTATTGCATCTTACCTTGTTCCATACGTTGGACTCACTGGATATGTTGGAGCCAATGCCAAGCTCCGCAGCCAAACTGCCAAAAGG TTGGTTGCGGGACTACTGGGCGTGGAATCAGGGCAAGATGCAGTGCTAAGAACACTGTTATACGAGCATGCAAAAGAAGAGGTGGCGCCCTACGGAATCACCGTGGCGGAGTTCACCAACCGCTTCTCAGACCTGAGGAACAACTTGGGCAACAAAGGATTCATAAAAGACGAAGGCTTGATCGTTAAAGAAAGAGAAGGCGCCGAGGGAAAAATTTCCGGCAACATTTTGGCCGGCGACGAGTACTCAGTCGCATACGACCGGTCGCCGGAGGAGATACTGAGAATTGTGTATGGGAGTGGAGAGGAAAGGAAGCCTGGTGGTTTCTTCCCTAAAGGAGCTCATGGCAAGATTGCTGAGTCATATCTTTAA